In Geminocystis sp. NIES-3709, a single genomic region encodes these proteins:
- a CDS encoding NAD(P)-dependent oxidoreductase, producing the protein MKIKPMELDSNLKIIIIGGEGFVGSAYARYCQKNSLDYLIINRANYQDNIGTECDLLINANGNSKKFLAKENPLLEFDESVRSVRRSLIDFPAKKYIFLSSCDVYPDCSTPESTKEDTMIDISQQSPYGFHKYLAEQCVRHCHSDWLIFRMGGFVGEGLKKNAIFDILQEDKLWLHPQSQLQYIHTDIAAQIVMEIIKQGYTKEVFNLCGNSLVKLQEIIDLTKSKVTVNLNIPPVCYEVSIDKIQSIVNIPSTHETVIDFVKSTKK; encoded by the coding sequence ATGAAAATCAAACCGATGGAATTAGACTCTAATTTGAAAATTATTATTATTGGTGGAGAAGGTTTTGTTGGTTCAGCTTATGCTCGTTATTGTCAGAAAAATAGTCTTGATTATTTAATCATAAATAGAGCTAATTATCAAGATAATATCGGTACAGAATGTGATTTATTAATCAACGCTAATGGTAATTCCAAGAAATTTTTGGCTAAAGAAAATCCTTTACTAGAATTTGATGAGTCTGTCCGTTCTGTGCGACGATCGTTAATAGATTTTCCAGCGAAAAAGTATATATTTTTGTCTTCTTGTGACGTTTATCCTGATTGTTCAACTCCCGAATCAACAAAAGAAGATACGATGATTGACATTTCACAACAAAGTCCTTATGGTTTTCATAAATATTTAGCTGAACAATGTGTGCGTCACTGTCATTCAGACTGGTTAATCTTTCGTATGGGAGGATTTGTCGGAGAAGGTTTGAAAAAAAACGCCATTTTTGATATTTTGCAAGAGGACAAACTTTGGTTGCATCCACAAAGCCAATTGCAGTACATTCACACTGATATAGCCGCACAAATCGTCATGGAGATTATCAAACAGGGATATACTAAGGAAGTTTTTAATCTTTGTGGTAATAGTTTAGTTAAATTACAGGAGATTATTGATTTAACTAAAAGTAAGGTGACAGTAAATTTGAATATTCCTCCTGTTTGTTATGAGGTTTCGATCGATAAAATTCAATCTATAGTCAATATACCTTCTACCCATGAAACCGTAATTGATTTTGTAAAATCGACAAAAAAATAA
- a CDS encoding Txe/YoeB family addiction module toxin, whose product MKISFLEDGWHDYLYWQNQDKKTLKRINQIIKDIERNPYDGIGKSEPLKFDFSGLWSRRINQEHRLIYQILDDEIIIIQCRYHY is encoded by the coding sequence ATGAAAATTTCCTTTTTGGAAGACGGTTGGCATGATTATTTGTATTGGCAAAATCAAGATAAAAAAACTTTAAAAAGAATTAATCAAATCATCAAAGATATAGAAAGGAATCCTTATGATGGTATTGGCAAATCTGAACCCTTAAAATTTGATTTTAGTGGATTATGGTCAAGACGTATTAATCAAGAACATCGCTTAATTTATCAGATTTTAGACGATGAAATTATTATTATTCAATGTCGTTATCATTATTAA
- a CDS encoding pentapeptide repeat-containing protein translates to MDVQELIERYHRGETNFQKVDLQGQTLGKINLSRINLKEADLRDVNLVDCILPQANLKEANLTNAIIQGNLKEVNLIQANLTAANLEKSDLTDSSLRNAILTETNFSYAILTCSLLHDSNLKKANLSHAKMLNCLLSRANLTDANLQGANLQGANLTNAILMNANLEGANLSLSQMNGVNGVGIIAPHANFSHANLSGGNFANGNFENSNFYDSVMIWSSLKMTNFSHANLSGAKLSWSNFTRSNLTKANLVNANISQVNFELANLEEIVIKE, encoded by the coding sequence ATGGATGTTCAAGAATTAATCGAAAGATATCATCGAGGAGAAACAAATTTTCAGAAAGTAGATCTTCAGGGGCAAACACTAGGTAAGATCAATTTAAGTAGAATCAATCTCAAAGAAGCAGACTTAAGAGATGTTAACTTAGTTGATTGTATTTTACCTCAAGCTAACCTGAAAGAAGCTAATCTTACTAATGCGATAATTCAAGGAAATTTAAAAGAAGTTAACCTAATTCAAGCTAATTTAACCGCCGCTAATTTAGAAAAATCTGATTTGACAGATAGTAGTTTGCGCAATGCTATTCTTACGGAAACAAATTTTAGTTATGCCATTTTAACCTGTAGTTTATTACATGATAGCAACCTCAAAAAAGCTAATCTCAGTCATGCAAAAATGCTTAATTGTCTTTTAAGTCGTGCTAATTTGACGGATGCTAATTTACAGGGTGCTAATTTACAAGGGGCGAATTTAACTAATGCTATTCTGATGAATGCTAACCTCGAAGGGGCTAATTTATCTCTCAGTCAAATGAATGGAGTTAATGGAGTGGGTATAATTGCACCTCATGCGAATTTTAGTCACGCTAACTTAAGTGGTGGTAACTTCGCTAATGGTAATTTTGAAAATAGTAATTTTTACGATAGTGTGATGATTTGGAGTAGTCTTAAAATGACTAATTTTTCCCATGCTAATTTATCAGGTGCGAAACTTTCTTGGTCTAATTTTACTCGATCGAATTTAACTAAAGCGAATTTAGTCAATGCTAATATTAGTCAAGTTAATTTTGAGCTCGCTAATTTAGAGGAAATTGTCATTAAAGAGTGA
- the fbp gene encoding class 1 fructose-bisphosphatase — protein MVSSELIIPELSLDRDCTTLSRHVLQQLKSFSADAQDLSAIMSRIALAGKLIARRLSRAGLMEGVLGFTGESNIQGESVKKMDVYANEVFISVFKQSGLVCRLASEEMEKPYYIPENCPIGRYTLLYDPIDGSSNVDIDLNVGSIFAIRQQEGEDLDGEAKDLLQDGSKQIAAGYILYGPATVLVYTMGKGVHSFFLDPSLGEFILAQENIKIPDQGSVYSVNEGNFWQWNESIRDYIRYVHRHYGYTGRYSGALVGDIHRILMQGGVFLYPGTTDKPEGKLRLLYETAPLAFIVEQAGGKASDGLNRILDIVPKKIHHRTPVILGSKENVELVQSFITQVDNHKG, from the coding sequence ATGGTTTCATCTGAATTAATTATCCCCGAACTTAGTCTCGATCGAGATTGTACCACTTTATCTCGTCACGTTTTACAACAACTAAAGAGTTTTTCTGCCGATGCTCAAGATTTGAGTGCGATAATGAGTCGCATTGCTTTGGCAGGAAAATTAATTGCTCGTCGTCTTAGTCGTGCGGGTTTAATGGAAGGAGTGTTAGGATTTACAGGAGAAAGCAACATACAAGGAGAATCCGTCAAAAAAATGGATGTTTATGCCAATGAGGTGTTTATTTCCGTTTTTAAACAAAGCGGTTTAGTGTGTCGTCTCGCTTCGGAAGAAATGGAAAAACCCTATTATATTCCTGAAAATTGTCCTATTGGTCGCTATACTTTATTATACGATCCGATCGATGGCTCATCCAACGTAGATATTGACTTAAATGTCGGCTCGATTTTTGCCATCCGACAACAGGAAGGAGAAGATTTAGACGGGGAAGCCAAAGATTTATTACAAGACGGATCAAAACAAATTGCCGCAGGATATATACTTTATGGGCCTGCAACCGTGTTGGTTTATACTATGGGTAAAGGTGTCCATTCTTTCTTTTTAGATCCTAGTTTGGGGGAGTTTATCTTAGCACAGGAAAACATAAAAATTCCAGATCAAGGCTCTGTGTATAGCGTTAATGAGGGTAATTTTTGGCAATGGAATGAGTCTATTAGGGATTATATCCGTTATGTTCACCGTCATTATGGTTATACAGGACGTTATAGTGGTGCATTAGTGGGAGATATTCACCGTATCTTAATGCAAGGGGGGGTATTTTTATATCCAGGTACAACAGACAAACCTGAAGGCAAATTAAGATTATTATATGAAACTGCGCCTTTAGCTTTTATTGTTGAACAAGCAGGGGGCAAAGCATCCGATGGATTAAACCGAATACTAGATATTGTACCAAAGAAAATTCACCATAGAACCCCTGTGATTTTAGGTAGTAAAGAAAATGTTGAGTTAGTTCAATCTTTTATTACACAAGTTGATAATCATAAGGGTTAA
- a CDS encoding NAD(P)H-quinone oxidoreductase subunit O, which produces MAGKIKKGTFVKAIREKLVNSLEAKASDNRFPSYLFESKGEVLDFNEEYALVRFYTPTPSVWLKLDQLEIVE; this is translated from the coding sequence ATGGCAGGTAAAATCAAAAAAGGTACATTTGTTAAAGCTATTCGTGAAAAATTAGTAAATAGTTTGGAAGCTAAAGCTAGTGATAATCGTTTCCCCTCTTATCTTTTCGAGAGTAAAGGTGAAGTTTTAGACTTCAATGAAGAATATGCTTTAGTTAGATTTTACACTCCTACTCCTAGTGTATGGCTCAAATTAGATCAATTGGAAATAGTCGAATAA
- a CDS encoding lipid-A-disaccharide synthase-related protein: protein MSNLVKLLVISNGHGEDIIALKVIKKLKAINPHISIVSLPLVGEGFAYVQENIPFIAPVKKMPSGGFIYMDNKQLWKDVNNGLIGLTLTQFNAVKSWAKKGGYILAVGDILPLLFAWLSRANYSFIGTAKSEYYLRDEEGFLPNISKIDRVFGSIYYPWEKWLMKDKRCFGVFPRDSITTTALQKEGISAYDFGNPMMDDLTISALPVDDEHLLRILLLPGSRLPECIDNWELILTAIDGIINSQSKDLIFITAIAPSLNLGDFTVKLENQQWQEETIKSVNIPINDRKIMLFTKRKVKLILTQNAYAQCLNYCDLSIAMAGTATEQFVGLGKPAIAFPGNGAQYNQQFAQNQSRLLGISLQLVNHPEQVAEKLQELLSQPDLWQSIAVNGKKRLGDKGAAERIAKFIIKKITPLMDNS, encoded by the coding sequence ATGAGTAATTTAGTAAAATTATTAGTAATTAGTAATGGTCATGGAGAAGATATTATTGCCTTAAAAGTTATTAAAAAATTAAAAGCAATTAATCCTCATATCTCGATCGTATCTTTACCATTAGTAGGAGAAGGTTTTGCTTATGTTCAAGAAAATATACCATTTATTGCTCCCGTAAAAAAAATGCCTTCCGGTGGTTTTATTTATATGGATAATAAACAATTATGGAAAGATGTTAATAATGGTTTAATTGGGTTGACTTTAACTCAGTTTAATGCTGTTAAATCTTGGGCAAAAAAAGGAGGTTATATATTAGCGGTAGGAGATATTTTACCTCTTTTATTCGCTTGGTTAAGTCGAGCAAATTATAGCTTTATTGGTACTGCTAAATCTGAATATTATTTACGAGATGAAGAAGGTTTTTTACCGAATATTTCTAAAATCGATCGAGTTTTTGGTTCAATCTATTACCCTTGGGAAAAATGGTTAATGAAGGATAAACGTTGTTTTGGGGTTTTTCCAAGAGATTCTATTACAACAACAGCACTGCAAAAAGAAGGTATTTCTGCCTACGACTTTGGGAATCCGATGATGGATGATTTAACTATATCTGCCTTACCTGTCGATGATGAACATTTATTAAGAATTTTACTACTACCCGGTTCAAGATTACCTGAATGTATAGATAATTGGGAATTAATACTTACGGCTATTGATGGTATTATTAATAGTCAATCTAAAGACTTAATTTTTATAACAGCGATCGCACCTTCTTTGAATTTGGGTGATTTTACTGTAAAATTAGAAAATCAACAATGGCAAGAGGAGACAATAAAATCCGTAAATATACCGATTAACGATCGTAAGATAATGTTATTTACTAAGAGAAAGGTAAAATTAATCTTAACTCAGAACGCTTACGCCCAATGTTTGAACTATTGCGATTTATCTATAGCTATGGCTGGTACAGCCACAGAACAATTTGTAGGATTAGGAAAACCAGCTATCGCCTTTCCGGGTAATGGAGCACAGTACAATCAACAATTTGCTCAAAATCAAAGCCGTTTATTAGGCATTTCTCTACAGTTAGTTAACCATCCGGAACAAGTAGCAGAAAAGTTACAAGAGTTGTTATCACAACCAGATTTATGGCAATCCATCGCCGTTAATGGAAAAAAAAGATTGGGAGATAAAGGTGCGGCGGAAAGAATAGCAAAATTTATTATCAAAAAAATTACCCCCTTAATGGACAATAGTTAA
- a CDS encoding type II toxin-antitoxin system Phd/YefM family antitoxin, translated as MDAITYTQARKNFTHVMNQVCENHAPIIITRQSEKPVVMMSLEDYSSLEETLYLLRSPKNAQRLYKALGELKQGKYESHELIEDE; from the coding sequence ATGGATGCAATCACTTATACTCAAGCCCGAAAAAATTTTACCCATGTAATGAATCAGGTTTGCGAAAATCATGCCCCAATTATCATTACTCGTCAATCAGAAAAACCTGTTGTCATGATGTCTCTTGAAGATTATAGTTCTCTCGAAGAGACATTATATTTATTAAGAAGTCCAAAAAATGCTCAACGACTTTACAAAGCATTAGGAGAATTAAAACAAGGAAAATACGAAAGCCATGAGTTAATCGAAGATGAATAA
- the mdh gene encoding malate dehydrogenase, with product MTKPLTACHIKNFPKVSIIGAGNVGKTLAQRIVEHNLADVCLLDIVEGLPQGIALDLMEARGLELHTRKVVGTNDYQDTANSDVIVITAGIARKPGMNREDLLKINGKIVTEAAQKCVNYSPNALYLVITNPLDVMTYLVWKTTDLATSKVVGMAGVLDSARLQAFIAMELGVSFNDVQGMVLGGHGDLMLPLPRYCTVSGIPITELMDESTINRLVQRTRDGGAEIVKLLKTGSAFYAPASSAYYMIESVLLNQSRLLPAAVYLQGEYGLNDIFLGVPCRLGYCGVEQVLEINLTTKEIDALQESARSVRDNIDLALTQLTINN from the coding sequence ATGACTAAACCTCTGACAGCTTGTCATATTAAAAATTTCCCCAAAGTCTCCATCATTGGGGCTGGAAATGTGGGTAAGACTCTTGCACAAAGAATAGTTGAGCATAATCTTGCAGATGTTTGTTTGTTGGATATTGTCGAAGGCTTACCCCAAGGCATTGCCCTTGATTTAATGGAAGCAAGGGGTTTAGAATTACACACACGCAAAGTGGTTGGCACTAACGATTATCAGGATACAGCTAACTCAGACGTGATTGTCATAACCGCAGGAATTGCCCGTAAACCGGGGATGAATCGGGAAGATTTATTGAAAATTAATGGGAAAATTGTCACAGAAGCGGCTCAAAAATGCGTTAATTACTCTCCCAATGCTCTTTATTTGGTAATTACTAATCCTTTGGATGTGATGACTTATTTGGTGTGGAAAACGACTGATTTAGCCACATCAAAAGTTGTCGGCATGGCAGGGGTTTTGGATTCTGCTCGTTTACAAGCATTTATTGCTATGGAATTGGGGGTATCTTTTAATGATGTACAAGGAATGGTATTAGGTGGCCATGGAGATTTAATGTTACCATTACCTCGTTATTGTACCGTAAGCGGTATTCCTATTACGGAATTGATGGATGAATCTACTATTAATCGTTTAGTGCAACGCACAAGGGATGGTGGTGCAGAAATTGTGAAATTATTGAAAACTGGTAGCGCTTTTTATGCTCCTGCTTCTTCTGCTTATTATATGATCGAGTCAGTATTGTTAAATCAGTCTCGTTTATTACCTGCGGCGGTGTATCTGCAAGGGGAGTACGGTTTAAATGATATTTTCTTGGGTGTACCCTGTCGTTTGGGATATTGTGGTGTTGAGCAAGTTTTGGAAATTAATCTTACTACTAAAGAAATAGATGCTTTACAAGAGTCGGCTCGATCGGTTCGTGATAATATCGATTTAGCACTTACCCAATTAACAATTAATAATTAA
- the pdhA gene encoding pyruvate dehydrogenase (acetyl-transferring) E1 component subunit alpha: MTTKERTLPKFDYSTVQISKEESLIYYEDMVLGRLFEDKCAEMYYRGRMFGFVHLYNGQEAVSSGIVKSLKPDYDYVCSTYRDHVHALSSGVPAKEVMAELFGKATGCSKGRGGSMHMFSAEHKLLGGYAFVAEGIPVATGTAYQSMYRRLALGDKDFDQVTVCFFGDGASNNGQFFECLNMAALWKLPILYVVENNKWAIGMAHERATSQPEIYKKASVFNMEGYEVDGMDLLAVRDVAKKAIERARAGEGPTLIEALTYRFRGHSLADPDELRDPQEKEFWNARDPIIKFAKYLTENNIVTQAELDAIDRKVEETIQEAVEFAESSPEPDPSELYRYIFAED; this comes from the coding sequence ATGACAACAAAAGAAAGAACTCTGCCTAAATTTGATTATTCCACAGTTCAAATTAGTAAAGAAGAAAGTTTAATTTATTATGAAGATATGGTTTTAGGTCGCTTATTTGAAGATAAGTGTGCTGAAATGTACTATCGTGGTAGGATGTTCGGATTTGTTCACCTCTACAACGGACAAGAAGCAGTATCTAGCGGTATTGTTAAATCTCTCAAACCTGATTATGACTATGTATGTAGTACCTATCGAGATCACGTTCACGCTTTAAGTAGTGGAGTTCCTGCAAAAGAAGTCATGGCAGAACTTTTTGGGAAAGCGACAGGATGTAGTAAAGGACGTGGTGGTTCAATGCATATGTTTTCAGCAGAGCATAAGTTGTTAGGTGGTTATGCGTTTGTCGCAGAAGGAATCCCCGTCGCCACAGGAACGGCTTATCAAAGTATGTATCGTCGTTTAGCTTTAGGTGATAAAGATTTTGATCAAGTAACGGTTTGTTTTTTTGGAGATGGTGCTAGTAATAATGGTCAATTTTTTGAGTGTCTGAACATGGCCGCATTATGGAAACTACCGATTCTTTATGTTGTAGAGAATAATAAATGGGCGATCGGCATGGCTCACGAACGGGCGACTTCTCAACCAGAAATTTATAAAAAAGCTAGTGTTTTTAATATGGAAGGTTATGAAGTAGATGGGATGGATTTATTAGCCGTCAGAGATGTTGCTAAAAAGGCGATCGAACGTGCTAGGGCAGGAGAAGGTCCCACCCTTATAGAAGCCTTAACCTATCGTTTTAGAGGGCATTCTTTAGCCGATCCTGATGAATTAAGAGATCCCCAAGAAAAAGAATTTTGGAATGCTAGAGATCCTATCATTAAATTTGCTAAATACTTAACTGAGAATAATATTGTAACTCAAGCAGAACTAGACGCAATCGATCGAAAAGTAGAAGAAACTATTCAAGAAGCGGTGGAATTTGCAGAATCCAGTCCAGAACCAGATCCTAGTGAATTGTATCGTTATATTTTTGCTGAAGATTAG
- a CDS encoding serine hydrolase: MKLSRRYFAQILGISGLATTFYPLATKAVNNSQDLQTKIINLFSSLPGQKAMEVLAIKNNTSWKVSLNPEMSLFCGSSFKVYVLTEFLRQMEAGKVTFTDKLSIDDNVRTLSSPVFEELSGKTTALIALEAMMMHSDNTATDMILHHINPEKVRQLIEEIGLKNTIIPDSTRIFFSYLLGADNNIDLGWQKISQEINNLKNPTRNIINNRQTMMSSPQDFVNFYAEALQGKFFQKSETLTEFKRILSLPNIINKFIPEGALGYVKGGSISFTPQYALSIAGGVRFSENHWAYYSFLINWDDSTDKLEPEIANSFLKSISQTMTLVMNH; the protein is encoded by the coding sequence ATGAAATTATCTCGCCGTTATTTTGCACAAATACTAGGTATTAGTGGTTTAGCAACAACTTTCTATCCTCTTGCTACAAAAGCAGTTAATAATTCTCAGGATTTACAAACAAAAATTATTAATCTTTTTTCTTCATTACCCGGACAAAAAGCGATGGAAGTTTTAGCAATAAAAAATAATACTTCTTGGAAAGTTTCTTTAAATCCTGAGATGTCGCTTTTTTGTGGTAGCAGTTTTAAAGTCTATGTTTTAACAGAATTTTTGCGACAAATGGAGGCTGGAAAAGTAACATTTACGGATAAACTCTCGATCGATGATAACGTTAGAACATTATCTAGTCCAGTATTTGAAGAATTATCAGGAAAAACAACTGCTTTGATTGCCTTAGAAGCGATGATGATGCACAGTGACAACACAGCAACGGATATGATTCTTCATCATATAAATCCTGAAAAAGTAAGACAATTAATAGAAGAAATAGGTCTCAAAAATACCATAATTCCTGATAGTACTAGAATCTTTTTTTCTTATCTTTTAGGTGCAGATAATAACATAGATTTAGGTTGGCAAAAAATCTCTCAAGAGATCAATAATTTGAAAAATCCCACCAGAAATATTATTAATAATCGACAAACGATGATGTCTTCTCCTCAAGATTTTGTCAACTTTTATGCTGAGGCTTTGCAAGGAAAATTTTTTCAAAAATCAGAGACATTAACCGAATTTAAAAGGATATTAAGCCTTCCTAATATTATTAATAAATTTATCCCTGAAGGGGCATTAGGCTACGTTAAAGGAGGAAGCATTAGTTTTACTCCCCAATATGCTTTATCGATTGCAGGAGGGGTACGTTTTTCTGAAAATCATTGGGCTTATTACTCATTTTTAATCAATTGGGATGATTCAACGGACAAATTAGAGCCAGAAATTGCTAACTCTTTTCTCAAATCTATTTCCCAGACGATGACTCTAGTAATGAATCATTAG
- a CDS encoding dCMP deaminase family protein: protein MFDREKDRPTWDEYFMLMAKLAATRSTCLAFPVGAVIVKNRQVLATGYNGSPSGSIHCTAQGFCYEGLSSCDASKTLPSRAVHAEANAIAQAARHGIATDGATIYVTLEPCIACLKLIISAGIKEVFYETNFNMGEKLIVRDFFVKDNLVNLYPMRVRENVAQTASNFLIEPVSVVKL from the coding sequence ATGTTTGATCGAGAAAAAGATAGACCAACATGGGATGAATATTTTATGTTAATGGCAAAGTTAGCAGCAACTCGCTCAACTTGTCTGGCTTTTCCTGTGGGTGCAGTTATTGTAAAAAATCGTCAAGTGTTGGCAACAGGTTATAATGGCTCTCCATCAGGTTCAATTCATTGTACAGCTCAAGGTTTTTGTTATGAAGGGTTAAGTAGTTGTGATGCTAGTAAAACTTTACCATCAAGAGCAGTTCATGCGGAAGCAAATGCGATCGCCCAAGCAGCTAGACACGGTATCGCTACGGATGGGGCAACTATTTATGTTACTCTTGAGCCTTGTATTGCCTGTTTAAAGTTGATTATTTCCGCAGGAATTAAAGAGGTTTTCTATGAAACTAATTTTAATATGGGAGAAAAATTAATCGTCAGAGATTTTTTTGTTAAGGATAATTTAGTTAATTTGTATCCTATGAGGGTAAGAGAAAATGTAGCACAAACCGCTAGTAATTTTTTAATTGAGCCTGTTTCGGTAGTTAAACTATAA
- the aspS gene encoding aspartate--tRNA ligase: MRTNYCGDLRLEHLDEIVTLFGWVDRRRDHGGVIFIDLRDRSGVVQIVSDPNRTPESYKNAESLRSEYVVKIIGKVSKRPGESLNPKLPTGKIEIYATKIELLNGVAKQLPFQVSTVEDENVREDLRLKYRYLDLRRERMSSNLILRHQVVKAMRRFLEDEQNFIEIETPVLTRSTPEGARDYLVPSRVNEGQWYALPQSPQLFKQLLMVSGFDRYYQIARCFRDEDLRADRQPEFTQLDMEMSFMSEHEIIELNEGLICHIFKNVKNIDLPRPFPRLTYAEAMNRYGSDRPDTRFGLELVDVSDIMKDSGFKVFADAIKKGGTVKVLPIPDGNDKISNVRIKPGGDLFTEATIAGAKGIAYIRVRENGEIDTIGAIKDNLTPEQKQILLDKTGAKAGHLLLFGAGETTIVNKSLDRLRLVLGEQLGLIDEDKMNLVWVTEFPMFEWNADEKRLEALHHPFTAPNPEDLDDLANARALAYDLVLNGVEIGGGSLRIYQREIQEKVFSTIGLSEEEAKNKFGFLLEAFEYGTPPHGGIAYGLDRLVMLLAKEDSIRDVIAFPKTQQASCLLTEAPAEVDSKQLKELHIVSTYKAK; the protein is encoded by the coding sequence ATGAGAACTAATTATTGTGGCGACTTACGCCTCGAACATTTAGATGAAATTGTAACTCTTTTTGGTTGGGTCGATCGAAGACGGGATCACGGTGGTGTTATCTTTATTGATTTACGAGACAGATCTGGTGTAGTGCAAATAGTCAGCGATCCGAACCGTACTCCAGAATCTTACAAGAATGCAGAAAGTTTACGCAGTGAATATGTAGTAAAAATTATCGGAAAAGTATCTAAACGTCCGGGAGAATCCCTTAACCCCAAATTACCTACAGGGAAAATTGAAATTTATGCGACAAAGATAGAATTACTTAACGGTGTTGCTAAACAGTTGCCGTTTCAAGTTTCCACCGTTGAAGATGAAAACGTTAGAGAAGATTTAAGACTCAAATATCGTTATCTTGACTTAAGACGAGAACGCATGAGTAGTAACTTAATATTACGCCATCAAGTGGTTAAGGCAATGCGTCGTTTCCTTGAAGATGAACAAAATTTCATAGAAATTGAAACTCCTGTACTAACTCGATCGACTCCCGAAGGAGCGAGAGATTATCTAGTGCCTTCCCGAGTAAATGAAGGGCAGTGGTATGCTTTACCTCAATCACCCCAGTTATTTAAGCAGTTGTTGATGGTGTCAGGTTTCGATCGATATTATCAGATTGCAAGGTGTTTTAGAGATGAAGACTTACGAGCAGATAGACAACCAGAATTTACTCAGCTAGATATGGAAATGAGTTTCATGTCAGAGCATGAGATAATTGAGCTTAACGAAGGCTTAATTTGTCATATCTTCAAAAATGTCAAAAATATTGATTTACCTCGTCCTTTCCCTCGTCTAACCTACGCAGAAGCGATGAATAGATATGGTAGCGATCGACCTGATACCCGTTTCGGTTTAGAATTAGTAGATGTGTCGGACATCATGAAAGATTCGGGATTTAAAGTATTTGCTGATGCTATCAAAAAAGGCGGTACAGTGAAAGTTTTACCAATTCCAGATGGCAACGACAAAATTTCTAACGTCAGAATTAAACCAGGGGGCGACTTATTTACAGAAGCCACCATTGCCGGTGCAAAAGGTATTGCTTATATTCGAGTTAGGGAAAATGGAGAAATCGACACCATTGGTGCTATAAAAGATAACCTCACTCCTGAGCAAAAACAGATATTATTAGACAAAACTGGAGCTAAAGCAGGACATTTACTCCTATTTGGTGCAGGAGAAACCACTATAGTCAATAAATCTCTCGATCGCTTAAGATTAGTTCTAGGGGAACAATTGGGCTTGATTGATGAAGATAAAATGAACTTAGTATGGGTAACAGAGTTTCCTATGTTTGAGTGGAATGCTGATGAGAAACGCCTCGAAGCCTTACATCATCCTTTTACCGCACCAAATCCTGAAGATTTAGACGACTTAGCCAATGCCCGTGCCTTAGCTTACGACTTAGTCTTAAATGGTGTCGAAATTGGAGGAGGAAGTTTAAGAATTTATCAACGGGAAATACAAGAAAAAGTTTTCTCTACCATTGGCTTATCTGAAGAAGAAGCAAAAAACAAATTCGGCTTTTTATTAGAGGCGTTTGAATATGGTACACCACCTCATGGGGGGATTGCCTATGGACTCGATCGACTGGTAATGTTATTAGCAAAAGAAGATTCTATCAGAGATGTTATTGCCTTCCCCAAAACTCAACAAGCCAGTTGTTTATTAACAGAAGCACCAGCAGAAGTAGATAGTAAACAATTAAAAGAGTTACATATTGTTTCTACTTATAAAGCAAAATGA